From one Mycolicibacterium sp. HK-90 genomic stretch:
- a CDS encoding CotH kinase family protein: MSAQQQEKLDALYALDNVLTIRITMAQADWDATRTEQPAGGICNFDWDGGARYTWRKAALVEITGTAFPSRVEFSDVGVKKKSFCGSINSEKPCIHLDFGKFSDTTESRSEDLLGSRYLTLNNSIQDASYVRQPLGYRLLGMAGLPHSRCNFARVFVNGAPIGQGFAGVNAPGVYVNVEPIMKRYIERNFGNMNGNLYEIEHRDDFVEDRVRHIAVESLSEFENKADLRFAIERLAAHGIAGAAQVFDLEQFIRGYAMEFFLKHWDGYSNNTNNTYVYNDVTAVETPGLGDVQFKLIPWGIDQTLRTDRRFKLGDTAVLAELVREDAARRDQLFDQIRTYRDTIFSRKSQQTVLRPLLDQLQTLATELGVPDAAAQVATVRQQLRLAESAAYLLTGIPDGTAVYLLNEGPDAALHASSSESIPPGAPSPQNFEVYHWPLKDDDDPADLWQINDTGDGRKSLTNQGSGRVLHASAGLTTDQGHKYLYTCAPANTDHAEEFTIVPSASAPAEFAYSGYCRLVSVRTKLQASYGMDLTPGGRARVHQEPVGSRICLY, translated from the coding sequence ATGAGCGCTCAACAGCAGGAGAAGCTGGACGCGCTCTATGCTCTGGACAATGTCCTGACCATCAGAATCACTATGGCGCAGGCGGACTGGGACGCCACGCGCACCGAACAACCGGCCGGCGGTATCTGCAACTTCGACTGGGACGGCGGCGCGCGATACACCTGGCGCAAGGCGGCCTTGGTCGAGATCACGGGGACGGCATTCCCGTCCCGCGTCGAATTCAGTGATGTGGGCGTCAAGAAGAAATCCTTCTGCGGTTCGATCAACAGCGAGAAGCCCTGTATCCACCTGGATTTCGGCAAGTTCAGCGACACCACCGAGAGCCGTTCCGAGGATCTCCTCGGTTCGCGGTACCTGACCCTGAACAACTCGATCCAGGACGCGTCCTACGTCCGTCAGCCACTCGGGTACCGCCTGCTGGGCATGGCCGGGCTGCCACACTCGCGGTGCAACTTCGCCCGAGTGTTCGTCAACGGCGCGCCGATCGGGCAGGGCTTCGCGGGCGTCAACGCGCCCGGGGTTTACGTCAATGTCGAGCCGATCATGAAGCGCTACATCGAGCGCAATTTCGGCAACATGAACGGGAACCTCTACGAGATCGAGCACCGGGACGATTTCGTAGAGGACCGGGTGCGCCACATCGCGGTCGAATCGCTGTCGGAGTTCGAGAACAAGGCCGACCTCCGGTTCGCCATCGAACGCCTCGCCGCCCACGGGATCGCCGGGGCTGCCCAGGTATTCGACCTCGAACAGTTCATCCGCGGGTACGCGATGGAGTTCTTCCTCAAGCACTGGGACGGCTACTCCAACAACACCAACAACACTTATGTCTACAACGACGTGACCGCCGTCGAGACGCCCGGCCTCGGCGACGTCCAGTTCAAGCTGATCCCATGGGGCATCGACCAGACGTTGCGCACCGACCGCCGATTCAAGTTGGGGGACACCGCCGTCCTCGCAGAGTTGGTGCGCGAGGACGCGGCCCGTCGGGACCAGCTCTTCGATCAGATCCGCACCTATCGCGACACGATCTTCAGCCGGAAATCCCAACAGACGGTGCTGAGGCCACTGTTGGACCAGCTGCAGACCCTGGCGACCGAACTCGGAGTTCCCGACGCCGCCGCCCAGGTCGCCACCGTGCGGCAACAGTTGCGGCTGGCCGAATCGGCCGCCTATCTGCTGACCGGGATCCCGGACGGCACCGCCGTCTACCTGCTCAACGAAGGCCCCGACGCCGCCTTGCACGCCAGCAGCAGCGAATCCATCCCGCCAGGCGCACCCAGCCCGCAGAATTTCGAGGTCTACCACTGGCCGCTCAAGGACGACGACGACCCGGCCGACCTGTGGCAGATCAACGACACCGGAGACGGGCGGAAATCGCTCACCAACCAAGGCTCGGGCCGGGTATTGCACGCCAGCGCCGGCCTCACCACCGACCAGGGACACAAGTATCTCTACACCTGCGCCCCGGCCAACACCGACCACGCCGAGGAGTTCACCATCGTGCCGTCGGCATCGGCACCGGCCGAGTTCGCCTACAGCGGCTACTGCCGGCTGGTGAGTGTCCGGACCAAGCTGCAGGCCAGCTACGGCATGGACCTCACCCCTGGTGGACGGGCCCGCGTACATCAGGAGCCGGTCGGTTCCAGGATCTGCCTCTACTGA
- a CDS encoding TauD/TfdA family dioxygenase — protein sequence MPVTDGDRVSSLRVVKLGAHIGARIDGIDVSGNLDVGTVSAINAALLEHKVIFFRGQHDLDDEGQLGFARLLGTPTGAHPTVTSRGDRILPIDSRYDRANSWHTDVTFVDRIPKASLLRAVTLPSYGGTTTWASTEVAYDRLPEPLRALVENLWAVHTNQYDYAADYDGRHDQLPETERQYRAEFESEYYETEHPVVRVHPETGKRVLLLGHFIKQFVGLSTAESATLFQLLQNRVIKLENTIRWNWEPGDLAVWDNRATQHYAVSDYDDQYRRLSRITLAGDVPVDVHGRRSRVIAGDASRYSDVVAPVALAG from the coding sequence ATGCCGGTCACCGATGGTGACCGGGTGTCCTCTCTTCGTGTAGTGAAGCTCGGCGCCCACATCGGGGCCCGCATCGATGGAATCGACGTCAGCGGCAACCTCGACGTCGGCACCGTGTCCGCGATCAATGCCGCGCTGCTCGAGCACAAGGTCATTTTCTTCCGCGGGCAGCACGACCTCGACGACGAGGGTCAGTTGGGATTCGCCCGCCTGCTCGGCACCCCGACCGGAGCGCACCCGACCGTCACCTCTCGCGGCGACCGGATCCTGCCGATCGACTCGCGGTATGACCGGGCCAACAGCTGGCACACCGATGTGACGTTCGTCGACCGCATCCCCAAGGCTTCCCTGCTGCGGGCGGTCACACTGCCCAGTTACGGCGGGACCACGACATGGGCGTCCACCGAGGTGGCCTACGACCGGTTGCCCGAGCCGCTGCGCGCGCTGGTCGAGAACCTGTGGGCGGTGCACACCAACCAGTACGACTACGCGGCCGATTACGACGGGCGCCATGACCAGCTCCCCGAAACCGAACGGCAGTACCGTGCCGAGTTCGAGTCCGAGTATTACGAAACCGAGCATCCCGTGGTGCGGGTCCATCCGGAGACCGGCAAGCGCGTGTTGTTGCTGGGGCACTTCATCAAACAGTTCGTAGGGCTGAGCACCGCCGAATCGGCCACCTTGTTCCAGCTGCTGCAGAATCGGGTCATCAAGCTGGAGAACACGATTCGATGGAACTGGGAGCCGGGCGACCTCGCCGTCTGGGACAACCGGGCCACCCAGCACTACGCGGTGTCCGACTATGACGACCAATACCGCCGGCTCAGCCGGATCACCCTGGCCGGCGATGTCCCGGTCGACGTCCACGGGCGGCGCAGCCGGGTCATCGCAGGTGACGCGTCGCGCTACTCCGACGTCGTGGCCCCAGTCGCGCTGGCCGGGTGA
- a CDS encoding DUF4193 domain-containing protein, which yields MATDYDAPRVKETDEASDESLEELAAQRRSSANTAVIDEDEVVDSFDLPDADISGEELSVRVIPKQADEFTCSSCFLVQHRNRLALQKGDQQLCVECV from the coding sequence ATGGCAACCGATTACGACGCACCTCGCGTCAAGGAGACGGACGAGGCAAGCGACGAGTCGCTCGAGGAGCTGGCTGCCCAGCGGCGGAGCTCGGCCAACACCGCGGTCATCGACGAGGATGAGGTGGTCGATTCGTTCGACCTTCCCGACGCCGACATCTCCGGCGAGGAGCTGAGCGTGCGCGTCATCCCCAAGCAGGCTGACGAGTTCACCTGTTCGAGTTGCTTCCTGGTGCAGCACCGCAATCGGCTGGCACTGCAGAAGGGCGACCAGCAGCTCTGCGTCGAGTGCGTCTGA
- a CDS encoding nuclear transport factor 2 family protein: protein MTEDAIRQRIAEGVNAIRARDLDTLTALYAPDVVSFDLGAPLRYAGDDNKRRAWQEVFTAYTGPIGYDVHELTVNCEGDIAFVHSLNHVRGTLASGRDIDMWLRWTACFRRVDDVWLVFHDQVSVPADLEYGKAILNLTP, encoded by the coding sequence GTGACCGAAGACGCCATTCGACAGCGCATCGCCGAGGGTGTGAATGCGATCCGCGCGCGTGACCTGGACACTCTGACGGCCCTGTATGCCCCCGATGTCGTCTCGTTCGACCTCGGGGCGCCGCTGCGGTACGCCGGTGACGACAACAAGCGAAGGGCCTGGCAGGAGGTCTTCACCGCCTACACCGGACCGATCGGATATGACGTGCACGAGTTGACCGTCAACTGCGAGGGCGACATCGCGTTCGTGCACAGCCTCAATCACGTCCGCGGCACGCTGGCCAGTGGCCGCGACATCGACATGTGGTTGCGATGGACGGCATGTTTTCGGCGTGTCGACGATGTCTGGCTCGTGTTCCATGACCAAGTATCGGTGCCCGCAGATCTCGAATACGGCAAGGCGATCCTGAATCTCACGCCGTGA
- a CDS encoding cytochrome P450: MSEGATAEARHAEYSYHFDRHTPQYRDQFEPITAEMLGSCPLAWSDTYGGHWVAAGSSEVFELARCPHISNDNDIVGARKGYRGINIPRGEVSAEFRGGMLEMDDPEHRAYRTPLNGYLSPAAVARWRPVVDELVRACLDEKIEAGSIDFVDDLANIVPAVLTLGLLGVPLNEWEIYCEPAHASVYTRADSPDAKRVFDLSVASAVHMMGHVAVIREKPRPGLIDAMVGMRIDGEPAPDSEILGMLMLLIGGGFDTTTALTAHSLEWLSEHPDQRERLSRDRVSLLDSATEEFLRFFTPAPGDGRTIAEDIEVDGVLLMEGERLWLSWAMAKRDPRVFENPNELIMDRTGNRHFSFGLGVHRCIGSNVARTVFKSMLTGVLDRMPDYRCDPAGAVHYETIGVIQGMQHLPATFTPGRRTGPGLAETLEKLQRVCDEQQLAAPITVHKAAAVID; encoded by the coding sequence ATGTCTGAGGGTGCCACGGCCGAAGCCCGCCATGCCGAGTACAGCTACCACTTCGATCGGCATACCCCGCAGTACCGGGATCAATTCGAGCCGATCACCGCGGAGATGCTGGGATCGTGCCCGCTGGCCTGGTCCGACACCTACGGCGGGCACTGGGTGGCCGCCGGCAGCAGTGAGGTCTTCGAGCTCGCCCGCTGCCCGCACATCTCGAACGACAACGACATCGTCGGCGCACGAAAAGGCTACCGCGGCATCAATATTCCGCGCGGCGAGGTGAGCGCGGAGTTTCGCGGCGGCATGTTGGAGATGGACGATCCCGAACACCGCGCCTACCGGACACCGCTCAATGGTTATCTGTCACCTGCCGCGGTGGCGCGGTGGAGACCGGTGGTCGACGAGCTCGTCAGGGCCTGCCTGGACGAGAAGATCGAAGCCGGCAGTATCGATTTCGTCGATGATCTGGCAAACATCGTCCCGGCGGTGTTGACGCTCGGACTGCTCGGCGTCCCACTGAACGAGTGGGAGATCTACTGCGAGCCCGCGCACGCGTCGGTCTATACGCGTGCCGACTCCCCAGACGCCAAACGCGTCTTCGATCTGTCCGTGGCATCGGCGGTGCACATGATGGGCCACGTCGCGGTGATCCGGGAGAAGCCGCGGCCAGGGCTGATCGATGCCATGGTGGGCATGCGTATCGACGGTGAGCCGGCACCCGATTCCGAGATCCTCGGCATGCTCATGCTCCTGATCGGCGGCGGCTTCGACACCACCACGGCCTTGACGGCGCATTCGCTGGAATGGCTCTCCGAGCACCCCGATCAGCGTGAACGGCTGAGCCGGGACCGCGTGTCGCTCCTCGACTCGGCCACCGAGGAGTTCCTGCGCTTCTTCACCCCGGCACCCGGCGACGGCCGGACCATCGCCGAGGACATCGAGGTCGACGGAGTTCTACTCATGGAGGGTGAGCGGCTGTGGTTGTCCTGGGCCATGGCCAAACGCGACCCGCGTGTCTTCGAGAATCCGAACGAGCTGATCATGGACCGAACCGGCAACCGCCACTTCAGCTTTGGCCTCGGCGTGCACCGCTGCATCGGCTCGAACGTGGCGCGTACGGTGTTCAAGTCGATGCTCACCGGGGTGCTCGACCGGATGCCGGACTACCGATGCGATCCGGCCGGTGCCGTCCACTACGAGACCATCGGCGTCATCCAGGGCATGCAGCATCTGCCCGCGACGTTCACCCCCGGCCGACGGACCGGCCCCGGCCTGGCCGAAACCCTTGAGAAACTGCAACGCGTATGCGACGAACAGCAGCTGGCGGCACCGATCACTGTCCACAAGGCCGCCGCCGTCATCGATTGA